AGTAATAATTTCGGACTGACTACAACCATTATTGGATACCGTTACTGTAAACTCCATCGGCAATTGGGGATTTGAAAGTCCCGTTACATAGTCGGTCACATTAAAGGCAGCACTATTATTTCCCACATGGCTCCCTGAAGTATTGGTCCAGGTATAGGTATAGTCCCCATCTGGATTTTCCGGTAATATGGTTACGATATACTGGTCATTATTACATCCCTGCTCAACAGCAAAAGTACTATTGTTGATTGTGACGGTTAAAGTAAGTAGAGGGGCGCATTGACCGGGAGCAGGTGTAAAAATATAAGTTCCGTTTTCGGCGGTATTGATGCTGACTGGATTCCAGGTGCCTATCACGCCATTAGGAGAAGTGGTCAATAAAACCGGAGGTACTGCACCGGTACAAAGTGTAAGGTTGGTATCAAAATCAGGAATGATACTATTGTTGATTGTGACGGTTAAAGTAAGTGGAGGAGCACATTGCCCGGCATCCGGAGTAAACGTATAAGTACCATCTGTCGTAGTACTGATAATTGTTGGATTCCATGTTCCGGTTATACCATTGGGTGAAGTAGTGGCTAACGTTGGAGCCGTTGCACCACTGCATAATGATAAAGTGGTGTCAAAATCGGGAGTAGTGCCTGGTGTTATAGTTACGGTCAGTATTGTGGTTGTGGCACATTGTCCGGCATCCGGCGTAAAAGTATAAGTGCCATCTGTAGTCGTACTGATAACAGCTGGACTCCATGTTCCGGTTATACCATTCGGCGAAGTAGGGGGAGTAGTCGTTAGATTGTGTAAACGTAGAAATTGATTTTAATTTGATTTGAGATTTTAAGGCTTAGCCAAAAAACAACAGATCATTAAGTATAGAATTTAAAAGAACTACATTTAAATAATTTAAAAAGAGCGGATTATGATCGAAGATGGTAAATTACCCAAAGATTTTGCAAAGCAATTTAAAAACAAAGAAGACTTCCATACTTTTTTTCAAGACCTGTATAAACAAGGCATTGAACAGCTACTCCAGGGAGAATTGGATGCTCATCTGGGATATGAGAAGCATAATATTGACGGATACAATACAGGCAATAGCCGTAATGGTTCTTTCTCAAAGAATATAAAATCAGAGACTTTGGGCAATATGGTCCTGGCTATTCCCCGGGATAGAAATGGTGAATTCGAGCCTCAGGTCATCGGAAAAGGCCAATCGATGAGTGAAAAGATTGAAGATGCTATTTTAGGAATGTACAGTCGTGGAATGACCCGTAGTGATATTGTAGAACAAGTTAAAGAAGTTTATGGGATATCAGTAAGTGAGTCCACGATTTCGACCATCTCTGATAGAATACTGGCTGATGTTGATTTATGGACTAAAAGGGCTTTAGAACCACAGTATCTGATTGTTTGGATGGATGCTGTGCATATGAAAGTAAGAACAGATGGGAAATATGAAAACCATGCAATTTACATTGTAATCGGACTAAAAACAGATGGTAAGAAAGAAGTATTAGGAATGTGGCTAAATAAAGAAGAGTCGGCTTCATTTTGGATGACTGTACTCTCTGACATAAAATCTCGTGGAGTAAAGGATATTCTCATTGCCTGTACAGATAACCTTACCGGATTTACAAAAGCTATCAGAGGTGTTTTTCCAAATACAGAATCCCAGCTTTGCATTGTTCATCAAATAAGGAATAGCCTTAAGTTTGTAGTAGTTAAGGATAGAAAAGCATTTTGCAGTGCAATGAAAGAAGTATATACTGCAATAAATCAGGAAGAAGCCGTTTTAGCTCTGGCTGAATTTAAAAAAAACTGGGAAGCAAAATATAAATATGCCGTTTGCTCCTGGGAAAAGAATTGGGAAAATCTCATGCCTTTTTTGGCCTATCCTGCTGAAATCAGGAAAATAATGTACACCACAAATACAATAGAAAACTTAAACAGGGGAATTAGAAAATATACCAAAACAAAAGTGCAGTTCCCAGATGAAAAAAGCGTCAAGAAATCAGTCTATTTAGCAATACAAAATTGTGAAAAAAGCTGGATAAATGCAATACCAAGCTGGGGATTAATCATGAATCAGTTCTTGGTCATATTTGGAGAAAGGTGTAATATTAAACACTAAGAACTGTTTACACAAAATTTCGACCAGTCTCGAAGGAAGTAGGGGCTAATGTTGGAGCCGTTGCACCGCTACATAATGATAAAGTGGTGTCAAAATCAGGTGTAAGACTCGGTGTTATAGTTACAGCCAGTGTTGTGGTGGTAGCACATTGTCCTGCATCCGGAGTAAAAGTATAAGTGCCATTTGCTGTAGCACTGATAACTGCCGGGTTCCAGGTTCCGGTTATACCATTGGGTGAAGTAGAGGCTAATGTTGGAGCCGTTGCACCACTGCATAATGATAACGTAGTATCAAAATCAGGTGTGAGGATTGGTGTGATCGTTACGGTCAGTGTTGAGTTTGTAGCACATTGCCCTGCATCCGGCGTAAAAGTATAAGTGCCGTCTGCAGTAGTACTGATAATTGTAGGGTTCCAGCTTCCGGTTATACCATTGGGTGAAGTAGTGGCTAACGCTGGAGCCGTTGCACCACTGCATAATGATAAAGCCGTATCAAAATCGGGAGTAGTGCTTGGTATTATAGTTACAGCCAGTGTTGCAGTTGTGGCACATTGCCCAACATCAGGAGTAAAAGTATAGATGCCATTTCCAGTCATACTGATAACTGCCGGGTTCCAGGTTCCGGTTATGCCATTCGGCGAAGTAGGGGCTAATGTTGGAGCCGTTGCACCACTGCATAATGATAAAATGGTGTCAAAATCGGGAGTAGTGCTCGGTGTTATAGTTACAGCCAGTGTTGTAGTGGTAGCACATTGCCCGGCATCCGGAGTAAAAGTATAGGTGCCATTTGCAGTAGTACTGATAACTGCAGGATTCCAGGTTCCGATTATACCATTGGGTGAAGTAGTAGCTAATGTTGGAGTCGTTGCAGCACTGCATAATGATAAAGCCGTATCGAAATCGGGAGTAGTGCTCGGTGTTATAGTTACAACCAGTGTTGAGTTTGTAGCACATTGCCCGGCATCAGGAGTAAAAGTATAAGTGCCGCTGGTATTATTGTCAATAACTGCAGGATTCCAGGTTCCTGTGGTGCCATTGGGCGAGATGGTGGCTAATGGCGGAGCCGGAGTTCCGCTACATAGTATAAGCGTAGTATCAAAGCCGGGTGCACTAGGCGCATTAATAAGTACCGTAAGTGTAAAAGGAGCGGTACATTGTCCTGCATCGGGTGTGAAAAGATAGCTTCCTGCTGTACTGGTATCAATGACTGCAGGATTCCAGGTTCCGGTTATATTATTAGGTGAGATTATAGGCAGGTTTGGAGCCGTCGCGCCACTGCAAAAACTCAGTACCGGATCAAAATTCGGAAGCACCGGAGTACTAATGAGTACTTCTAATGTTGCAGTGGTGGCACATTGCCCCGCAAGGGGTGTAAAGTCATAATTTGCGCTTGTGCTCGTACTAATTACAGCAGGCGTCCATGTTCCTGTGATTCCATTAGGTGAAGTGGCGACTAATGCTGGTGCCGAAGTTTCACTACATAAGGTAAGTGTGGTATCAAAATCGGGTGTGGTTGGAGCGGTAATGGTTACTACTAAAGTTGTAGGACTTGCACATTGCCCGGCATCAGGTGTAAAAGTATAATTACCACTCGCAGTAGTATTTATAATTGTAGGACTCCAAATTCCGGTAACGCCATTAGGAGCGGTAGTGGCCAGTACAGGAGCAGTACTGCCATTACAAAGAGATAGTGTAGTGTCAAAATTAGGGATAATGTTTGGAGTTACTGTAACCGTTAGTGTCACAGTTGTGGAACATTGCCCGCCATCCGGAGTAAAAATATAGCTACCGTCAGCACTGGTACTGATTGCTGATGGATTCCATGTTCCAGTAATCCCATTGGGCGAAGTGGTGGCCAATATTGGAGCTGGGGATCCATTACAAATTGTAAGGGTAGTATTAAAATCGGGAGTGGTATTGGGGTTGATCGTTACCTGCAAAATGGACGTTGTAGCACATTGTCCGGCATCCGGAGTAAATAAATAGGTACCGTTGATGGTATTGCTGATTGCTGCAGGATTCCAGGTTCCGGCTACTCCATTAGGTGAAGTGTTGGCCAGAACAGGTACTGTTGCACCACTACAAAATTGAAGTGCCGTGTCAAAATCAGGTACCGTATTGGGTGTGATCGTTACATCCAACGTACTGTTCGTGGCACATTGCCCGGGATCAGCTGTAAAAATATAGGTGCCGGATGTGGTAGTGTCGATGGTGGAAGGGTTCCAGGTTCCGGTTACACCATTAGGCGAGGTAGTTGCTAATGGAGGGGCTGTAGCGCCATTACACAAATTAAGAGTTGTATCGAAATTTGGAGCGATACCGCTTACCCGTACAGTTACCGTTTGGCTTGTGTTGACAGCACATTGTCCGGCATCAGGTGTGAAGGTATAGGTACCGTTGTTGACATTGTCGATAGTCGGTGGATTCCAGGTACCACTAATGCCGTTAGGGGAAATCGAAGCTAGGGGTGGCGGTGTTGCGCCACTACACACTTCGAGTATCGTTTGGAAATCCGGAATAATACCGCCATTGGTTACAGTGACGGACAATGATGCTGTTGTAGCACATTGCCCGGCGTTAGGGGTAAACAAATATGTTCCGCTTAGCGTAGTATCAATAGTGGATGGGCTCCAATTTCCACTGATGCCATTTGGTGATGTAGGGGCTAATGCCGGTGGCGGTGTGCCGTTACAGACTTCAAGAGTTGTATTAAAATCGGGAACGGTCTGTGGTGTGAGGTGTACTTCAAGTGTTACTGTTGTAGCACATTGTCCCGAATCCGGCGTAAACGTATAAATTCCATTTGTACTGGTACTGATTGCAGTAGGGAACCATGTTCCGGCTATGCCATTCGGTGAAGTAGTGTCCAGTGTGGGAGCAATGCTACCCGTACACAGGGTTAATGCCGTATCGAAATCCGGTACTGTCTGGGGTGTAATGCTTACGGTTACTGTAGTCGTTGCAGCGCATTGTCCCGGATCTGGTGTAAAAGTATATGTTGCTGCTACTGTTGTATCGATAGTTGCGGGGTTCCAGGTTCCGGTAATTCCATTGGGAGCTGTAGTGGCCAAAGGAGGTGGTACTGTACCACTACAAAGTGTTTGTGTGCTGGCAAAATCAGGAATTGTCAATGGACTAATAGTCACCGTTAATGTAGAAGTCGTAGCACATTGACCGCTACCAGGTGTGAAAGTATACGTCCCGTTATTGGCATTATCGATAACTGCCGGAGTCCACGTGCCTATGATACCATTAGGTGAAGTTGTTTCCAAAATGGGCGCAGGAGTGTCGCTGCATAAGGTGAGTGTAGGGCTAAAATCAGGAATAACGGGAGCAGTGACGGTTACTTGTAGGGTAACAGCTGATGCACATTGGGATCCATTGGTGTCAGGAGTAAAGACATAGCTTCCGCTCGTTGTAGTATTGATACTATTTGGATTCCAGGTTCCGGTAATTCCATTGGGCGAAGTCGTTGCCAAAACGGGAGGGGTTGTCCCGCTGCAGACCGTAAGTGCAGTAGCGAAATCTGGGACTGTTTGAGGTGTAACGGTAGTAGTGAGCACGGCGATAGTAGCACATTGTCCCGCATCGGGTGTAAAAGTGTACGTGCCGTTGGTTGTATTGTTTATTGTAGCAGGATTCCAATTTCCAGTGATTCCATTAGGTGAAGTCGTCGCCAGGGGTAATGTTGCAGCCGGAGTACCACTGCAAAATGTTAGCGTAGAAGGGAAGTTAGGGACAACTGGCGTAGAAATGGTAAGGGTTACGGTGTCCGATACCTGAAGGCCGCAGGTATTTGTAGCAGTTAAGGTAAGTACAATAGTGCTTCCTGCAGCATTTGCCGGTATTGTATAATCCGTTGTTAAAGCAATTGGTGTAGAAAATGTCCCGGTTCCGGCAGTCCATAATTGACTTTGCTGCCCCTGAGCAGTACCGTTAAGTGTAATTGTACTTCCGGCACAAATGGTTACAGGTGTTCCGGCATCGACTGTAAAAGGAGGAACCGGAGCAACACAACCATTGTTAATATAAGTGGGCACACCGGCAGGAGTGAATAATACAGTAGCGCCATCCGCTGCTGCTGGTACTCCGGTAGGTGTGGTAAGTAACGCACGATCATAGGATACGGTATCGGTACAGGAACCAAAATTCATAATTAATGTCCGTATACCATTGGGGCCTGCTAAATAATTGGCAAAATGACCTGCAACGGTTGTCGTATTGTTTTGGAAGATAATATAGATAGTCTCCGATAATGGGCCGAATGAATTTAATGGGGTATCCATTTCGTAACTCGTAACCAATATCACAGAAGCATTCGCAGGAATAATTCCCCCTGGTGGTTCCAAAACCTGTCCACAGCCACCTGCAGCAGCAATATCAGCATTAAGCTCTGCTACTTTGGTGGCAGAAGTGGCATTTTGAATAACTCCTTTCCAGGAGTTATTCGGCCAGGTTACCGTTAGGGTATTGCTGTTAAGCGGAGCATTGCCCACTTTAAAGCGCACCATTTCATTTAGAGATTCCTGAGCACCACAAGCATCGACAAGAATACTTTGTATTTCAAAACATTGGGAAAAAACATGTTGGGTGCTGAAAAAGGGAAGGGAGAACAGTAAGAGACGACAAAGTAAAGTTTTAAATTTCATAGCGTAAAAATTTAAATCAGACATTATGCGAAGGGCATCCTCTCAAAATTAACTAATATTTTAGACAATTCTTAGATTATTTAAGATAATGTTTTGTTTTTTAACGCAATAGAAAGGTTAATTCAATAGTATTTATTGCGATTATCCTTTTTTGTGAATTATAATTAGGGTGTAATTCAGTTGTAAAAGAATAGAATTTGGTGTTTCTGTTTATAATCGGTGAAAGTATAGAAATGTCTTACCTATATATAGTAGTGTAAAAATACAGCAATCCCCTTTTTGATGCAGCTCAAAAAGGGGATTTGTTTTTAGGGAGATAGCTGAAGTGGTCTATTATATAGGAGTGATGCTGTGGCTAAAGCTAAAATCAGGGCAGAGCTAAAGAAAGTTTTAAAACCTATTAGTGTTTAATTTGTTGTTTTTTAGATACTTAAAATATGATATTAAATAAAGCTTAAAAAAAGGTTAGCAAAGAGTAGGAAAAGCGGAAAAAGGGCTTACTTTTGCACCCGCAATAAGAGTGAAGTTCATAAGAATATTGAGATGGGTTTAAGAAAAGGATTGAAAAAATACTTTACAAAAAGCTTGTCAGAAATAAAGAGATGATTTACCTTTGCGCTCCGCAAAACACGGGAAGTTCGTTGAAAGATTGAGTAAGTAATAGAAGGAAAAGGAGGTGTTAAATCTTCCGAAAAAAAAACTTCAAAAAAAGCTTGCGAGATAGAAACGAAAGATGTAGTTTTGCAGCCGCTTTGAGAGACAAGCGAAACACAAGAAGACACGTTCATAGACATATTGAATTGACAGCAAATAAGAGAGAGTAAGGCTACTATAGGTAGTAAAGAATACGCTAAATTTTCGTCGACAAATTATTAAAATTATACGATGAAGAGTTTGATCCTGGCTCAGGATGAACGC
The Flavobacterium kingsejongi genome window above contains:
- a CDS encoding gliding motility-associated C-terminal domain-containing protein, which encodes MTTSPNGVIGTWNPVSINTAENGTYIFTPAPGQCAPLLTLTVTINNSTFAVEQGCNNDQYIVTILPENPDGDYTYTWTNTSGSHVGNNSAAFNVTDYVTGLSNPQLPMEFTVTVSNNGCSQSEIITVTQFLCVVPKGISPNGDGVNDSFDLSGLNVHKLKIFNRYGTEVYHFSGNYTNQWKGECKEGTILPSGTYYYLIETNDNQAKTGWVYLNK
- a CDS encoding IS256 family transposase, translated to MIEDGKLPKDFAKQFKNKEDFHTFFQDLYKQGIEQLLQGELDAHLGYEKHNIDGYNTGNSRNGSFSKNIKSETLGNMVLAIPRDRNGEFEPQVIGKGQSMSEKIEDAILGMYSRGMTRSDIVEQVKEVYGISVSESTISTISDRILADVDLWTKRALEPQYLIVWMDAVHMKVRTDGKYENHAIYIVIGLKTDGKKEVLGMWLNKEESASFWMTVLSDIKSRGVKDILIACTDNLTGFTKAIRGVFPNTESQLCIVHQIRNSLKFVVVKDRKAFCSAMKEVYTAINQEEAVLALAEFKKNWEAKYKYAVCSWEKNWENLMPFLAYPAEIRKIMYTTNTIENLNRGIRKYTKTKVQFPDEKSVKKSVYLAIQNCEKSWINAIPSWGLIMNQFLVIFGERCNIKH
- a CDS encoding beta strand repeat-containing protein, yielding MKFKTLLCRLLLFSLPFFSTQHVFSQCFEIQSILVDACGAQESLNEMVRFKVGNAPLNSNTLTVTWPNNSWKGVIQNATSATKVAELNADIAAAGGCGQVLEPPGGIIPANASVILVTSYEMDTPLNSFGPLSETIYIIFQNNTTTVAGHFANYLAGPNGIRTLIMNFGSCTDTVSYDRALLTTPTGVPAAADGATVLFTPAGVPTYINNGCVAPVPPFTVDAGTPVTICAGSTITLNGTAQGQQSQLWTAGTGTFSTPIALTTDYTIPANAAGSTIVLTLTATNTCGLQVSDTVTLTISTPVVPNFPSTLTFCSGTPAATLPLATTSPNGITGNWNPATINNTTNGTYTFTPDAGQCATIAVLTTTVTPQTVPDFATALTVCSGTTPPVLATTSPNGITGTWNPNSINTTTSGSYVFTPDTNGSQCASAVTLQVTVTAPVIPDFSPTLTLCSDTPAPILETTSPNGIIGTWTPAVIDNANNGTYTFTPGSGQCATTSTLTVTISPLTIPDFASTQTLCSGTVPPPLATTAPNGITGTWNPATIDTTVAATYTFTPDPGQCAATTTVTVSITPQTVPDFDTALTLCTGSIAPTLDTTSPNGIAGTWFPTAISTSTNGIYTFTPDSGQCATTVTLEVHLTPQTVPDFNTTLEVCNGTPPPALAPTSPNGISGNWSPSTIDTTLSGTYLFTPNAGQCATTASLSVTVTNGGIIPDFQTILEVCSGATPPPLASISPNGISGTWNPPTIDNVNNGTYTFTPDAGQCAVNTSQTVTVRVSGIAPNFDTTLNLCNGATAPPLATTSPNGVTGTWNPSTIDTTTSGTYIFTADPGQCATNSTLDVTITPNTVPDFDTALQFCSGATVPVLANTSPNGVAGTWNPAAISNTINGTYLFTPDAGQCATTSILQVTINPNTTPDFNTTLTICNGSPAPILATTSPNGITGTWNPSAISTSADGSYIFTPDGGQCSTTVTLTVTVTPNIIPNFDTTLSLCNGSTAPVLATTAPNGVTGIWSPTIINTTASGNYTFTPDAGQCASPTTLVVTITAPTTPDFDTTLTLCSETSAPALVATSPNGITGTWTPAVISTSTSANYDFTPLAGQCATTATLEVLISTPVLPNFDPVLSFCSGATAPNLPIISPNNITGTWNPAVIDTSTAGSYLFTPDAGQCTAPFTLTVLINAPSAPGFDTTLILCSGTPAPPLATISPNGTTGTWNPAVIDNNTSGTYTFTPDAGQCATNSTLVVTITPSTTPDFDTALSLCSAATTPTLATTSPNGIIGTWNPAVISTTANGTYTFTPDAGQCATTTTLAVTITPSTTPDFDTILSLCSGATAPTLAPTSPNGITGTWNPAVISMTGNGIYTFTPDVGQCATTATLAVTIIPSTTPDFDTALSLCSGATAPALATTSPNGITGSWNPTIISTTADGTYTFTPDAGQCATNSTLTVTITPILTPDFDTTLSLCSGATAPTLASTSPNGITGTWNPAVISATANGTYTFTPDAGQCATTTTLAVTITPSLTPDFDTTLSLCSGATAPTLAPTSFETGRNFV